In Sorghum bicolor cultivar BTx623 chromosome 10, Sorghum_bicolor_NCBIv3, whole genome shotgun sequence, one genomic interval encodes:
- the LOC8065550 gene encoding putative xyloglucan endotransglucosylase/hydrolase protein 1, with protein sequence MASEVRAWLLLLVVVLLAGGASLWPAAGAAPALPLDVNYVKDWGRLVDHGTEVDLILDQSTAARGGGFKSKVTYGSGFFHLRMKLPSGYTAGVVTTFYLISEPEDGTRDEVDFEFLGDKAGVPITLQTNFFVNGHGQREQRLHLWFDPSADFHDYKILWNPYQLVMFVDETPIRVVRNLRSTVPGYEFPTKPMLIRASIWDGSSWATDGGRTKVDWSKAPFTAGYQGFDVDGCATGSATPCDSPALWWNGGGYRDLTPQQRAAYEGVKRKYMISDYCANKKGRKIECSYS encoded by the exons ATGGCTTCCGAGGTGCGCGCATGGcttctcctcctcgtcgtcgtcctcctagCCGGGGGTGCTAGCTTGTGGCCGGCAGCAGGGGCAGCGCCGGCGCTGCCGCTCGACGTCAACTATGTGAAGGACTGGGGGCGCCTGGTCGATCACGGGACTGAGGTTGATCTCATCTTGGATCAGAGCACCG CGGCTCGTGGTGGTGGGTTCAAGTCCAAGGTCACGTACGGGTCAGGGTTCTTCCACTTGAGGATGAAGCTGCCGTCCGGCTACACGGCCGGCGTCGTCACAACCTTCTAC CTTATTTCGGAGCCGGAAGACGGCACCCGTGACGAGGTGGACTTCGAGTTCCTGGGCGACAAGGCCGGCGTGCCCATCACCCTCCAAACCAACTTCTTCGTCAACGGCCACGGCCAGAGGGAGCAGCGGCTTCACCTCTGGTTCGACCCTTCCGCCGACTTCCATGACTACAAGATCCTCTGGAACCCCTACCAGCTCGT GATGTTCGTGGACGAGACGCCGATCCGGGTGGTGCGCAACCTGAGGAGCACCGTGCCGGGGTACGAGTTCCCAACGAAGCCGATGCTGATCCGCGCGAGCATCTGGGACGGCTCCTCCTGGGCCACGGACGGCGGGCGAACCAAGGTGGACTGGTCCAAGGCACCGTTCACGGCTGGGTACCAGGGATTCGACGTCGACGGCTGCGCCACGGGCAGCGCGACGCCGTGCGACTCGCCGGCCCTGTGGTGGAACGGCGGCGGCTACCGGGACCTCACCCCGCAGCAGCGGGCGGCCTACGAGGGCGTCAAGAGGAAGTACATGATCTCCGACTACTGCGCCAACAAGAAAGGCCGCAAGATCGAGTGCAGCTATTCTTGA
- the LOC110431335 gene encoding uncharacterized protein LOC110431335 codes for MASSPQPSTVIQMSSPQTNNNGIVAAPPTPKLGGGADDDSSPTTTIMPVMAAAAGTGTTADKVMASASNLAQLLPTGTVLAYQALSPSFTNHGACTAANQWLTAVLVGVLAGFSLFFSFTDSVVGRDGKLYYGVATPRGFNVFNFSGEEEEREWALGQLRRLRLRPLDYVHAFFAAVVFVTVAFSDVGLQKCFFPGAGENTNELLKNLPLGTAFLSSFVFLIFPTTRKGIGYNDTTPHQKATAT; via the coding sequence ATGGCATCTTCTCCTCAGCCGTCTACCGTGATCCAGATGTCTTCGCCGCAGACCAACAACAACGGCATAGTAGCAGCACCGCCGACGCCCAAGCTGGGTGGCGGAGCCGACGACGACTCATCACCAACAACGACGATCATGCCGGtgatggcagcagcagcaggcaccGGGACAACAGCAGACAAGGTGATGGCAAGCGCGTCCAACCTAGCGCAGCTGCTGCCGACTGGCACGGTGCTCGCGTACCAGGCGCTGTCGCCGTCCTTCACCAACCACGGCGCCTGCACGGCGGCCAACCAGTGGCTGACGGCGGTCCTGGTGGGCGTCCTGGCGGGCTTCTCCCTCTTCTTCTCCTTCACGGACAGCGTCGTGGGCCGCGACGGCAAGCTCTACTACGGCGTGGCGACGCCGCGCGGGTTCAACGTGTTCAACTTctccggcgaggaggaggagcgggagtggGCGCTCGGCCAGCTCCGGCGGCTCCGGCTCCGCCCGCTCGACTACGTGCACGCCTTCTTCGCCGCCGTCGTGTTCGTCACCGTCGCGTTCAGCGACGTCGGGCTGCAGAAGTGCTTCTTCCCTGGCGCTGGTGAAAATACCAACGAGCTTCTCAAGAATCTCCCGCTCGGGACGGCGTTCCTGTCGAGCTTCGTGTTCTTGATCTTCCCGACCACAAGGAAGGGCATCGGATACAACGACACCACTCCGCACCAAAAGGCAACAGCAACATGA
- the LOC8058631 gene encoding uncharacterized protein LOC8058631, protein MNKTTRAIQIPESREVLHLDPAHMLRSKSTLMASLPPSVTVIQMTSQTNDDRVPPAMPKGADDGSTTMAANRTAADKVMSSAANLAQLLPTGTVLAYQALSPSFTNTNHGTCLPANKWLTATLVAVLAAFSLLFSFTDSVVGRDSKLYYGVATPHGFNVFNFSGEEEEREWALGELQKLRLQPLDYVHAVVAAVVFLTVAFSDAGLQRCFFPNASNNTSELLKNLPLGMAFLSSFVYMIFPTKRKGIGYNDTTPGKKA, encoded by the coding sequence ATGAACAAGACCACACGCGCGATCCAGATTCCAGAGTCCAGAGAAGTACTACACCTAGACCCAGCACACATGTTACGTAGTAAGAGTACATTAATGGCATCTCTTCCTCCTTCGGTCACCGTGATCCAGATGACATCTCAGACCAACGACGACAGAGTACCGCCGGCGATGCCAAAGGGTGCGGATGACGGCTCTACAACCATGGCAGCCAACCGGACAGCGGCGGACAAGGTGATGTCAAGCGCGGCGAACCTGGCACAGCTCCTTCCGACGGGCACGGTGCTGGCGTACCAGGCGCTGTCCCCGTCCTTCACCAACACCAACCATGGGACGTGCCTTCCCGCCAACAAGTGGCTCACGGCCACGCTGGTCGCCGTCCTCGCCGCCTTCTCCCTCCTCTTCTCCTTCACCGACAGCGTCGTCGGCCGAGACAGCAAGCTCTACTACGGCGTGGCGACGCCGCACGGGTTCAACGTCTTCAACTtctcgggcgaggaggaggagcgggagtggGCGCTCGGCGAGCTCCAGAAACTGCGCCTTCAGCCGCTGGACTACGTGCACGCCGTCGTTGCTGCCGTGGTGTTCCTCACCGTGGCGTTCAGCGACGCTGGCCTCCAGAGGTGCTTCTTCCCCAACGCTAGCAACAACACCAGCGAGCTTCTCAAGAACCTGCCTCTAGGGATGGCCTTCCTATCAAGCTTTGTCTACATGATCTTCCCAACAAAACGGAAGGGCATTGGATACAACGATACAACTCCTGGCAAAAAGGCATGA